One genomic segment of Desulfosporosinus sp. Sb-LF includes these proteins:
- a CDS encoding response regulator gives MEIKGARILIIDDETQIRRFLRVALTSHGYVVKDAKTGNEGLDAVAMFNPDLVILDLGLPDIDGLEVVRHLREWSKVPIIILSVKEQENDKITALDNGANDYVTKPFAMGELLARIRAAMRHTVGVEEQPILKFDDLTLDLVHRRISRDNCEIKLTLTEYEIVKYLAINAGKVITHKALLHTVWGLAYENEVQYLRVYIGQIRRKLEIDPSRPRHIITESGVGYRLL, from the coding sequence ATGGAAATCAAAGGTGCAAGGATTTTAATAATTGATGACGAAACACAGATTCGTAGGTTTTTGCGTGTTGCCTTAACAAGTCATGGATATGTTGTGAAAGACGCCAAGACAGGCAATGAAGGTCTGGACGCGGTAGCAATGTTCAACCCTGATTTAGTTATTCTGGATTTAGGATTACCCGATATTGATGGACTAGAAGTGGTTCGTCATTTGCGAGAATGGTCTAAAGTACCAATTATCATCCTTTCGGTAAAAGAGCAGGAAAACGATAAGATTACTGCTTTGGACAATGGAGCAAATGATTATGTGACTAAACCCTTTGCAATGGGAGAATTATTAGCTAGAATTCGGGCGGCAATGCGTCATACGGTTGGAGTCGAAGAACAGCCTATTTTAAAATTCGATGATTTAACCCTTGATTTAGTTCACCGTCGGATCAGCAGGGATAATTGCGAAATCAAGCTAACCCTGACTGAATATGAGATAGTAAAGTATCTGGCGATTAACGCAGGAAAAGTAATTACACATAAGGCTTTGCTTCATACTGTATGGGGGCTGGCGTATGAAAATGAAGTACAGTACCTAAGAGTTTATATTGGCCAAATAAGGAGAAAACTAGAGATTGATCCCTCTCGCCCAAGGCATATTATCACGGAATCTGGAGTAGGATATCGTTTACTCTAA
- a CDS encoding FadR/GntR family transcriptional regulator, protein MQFEKITKPQRTYQEVLKQIKHLIIEEKLRPGDRLMGEREMAGELGVSRTTLREALRTMEFLGWVEIKPGDGTFIRDAQLNEVISPLALALSVEPTRIEELWETRITLEVECAGLAALRASEEDLQRISQALREMNSNLDNLDAYAKADMRFHFLVTQASHNSMMNRLLQTFVVHILELIKKVGTLRFSHDIGGLCTIQEHISIYDAIVNHNSEQARILMKKHLEGSRGEGY, encoded by the coding sequence ATGCAGTTTGAAAAAATTACGAAACCTCAACGCACGTATCAAGAAGTTTTAAAACAAATCAAACACTTGATAATTGAAGAAAAGCTCCGTCCTGGTGATCGACTGATGGGTGAACGTGAAATGGCAGGCGAGTTAGGGGTTAGCCGAACAACGTTGCGTGAGGCCTTAAGAACCATGGAATTCTTAGGATGGGTTGAAATCAAGCCGGGAGATGGTACGTTCATCCGCGATGCTCAGCTAAATGAAGTAATCAGCCCTTTGGCACTAGCTTTATCGGTCGAGCCAACAAGAATAGAGGAACTTTGGGAGACCCGGATTACCCTTGAAGTTGAATGTGCGGGTTTAGCCGCGTTACGTGCCTCAGAAGAAGACTTGCAGCGAATTTCCCAGGCCCTTCGTGAGATGAATTCTAATTTAGACAATCTGGATGCTTATGCTAAAGCGGATATGCGTTTTCACTTTTTGGTGACTCAAGCTTCTCACAATTCGATGATGAATCGACTGCTACAAACGTTTGTAGTCCATATTTTAGAACTCATTAAGAAAGTTGGAACACTCCGTTTTAGCCATGATATCGGGGGACTATGCACGATTCAAGAGCATATCTCCATATATGATGCTATTGTGAATCACAACTCAGAACAAGCAAGGATTCTTATGAAAAAGCATTTAGAAGGGTCAAGGGGCGAGGGCTACTAG
- a CDS encoding LUD domain-containing protein, translating to MSSTKAQTILKKISTRRDTLLQEYPNLASQVQDIKSKVATNLKASVEKAVASLKSKGCHVIFAKDATEAQEQVLKILAGNKSVAMSKNSVFTEIALRESLKSNRVEMLDTDLGERIAGTKVDVHPWIASINTPISNKEQVAQIKEEIKERVAHMEYGITGAEAIVEQNGTITLLESEGNVRFTSNLPYNHIVVAGIDKIVPSLEDALAVCRAISVYGMGRDLLNYISFINGPSRTADIEFRMVQGMHGPKEVYVILLDNGRLTAAENQQWDSLKCLHCGGCLVDCPNYLKEGLERGYYYTGKRAKVLATFLEGSKQANEDCGDCTLCNKNCPTGIQV from the coding sequence ATGAGTAGTACGAAAGCTCAAACTATCTTAAAGAAAATTAGTACTCGCCGTGATACGCTTCTTCAAGAGTATCCTAATCTTGCTAGCCAAGTACAGGACATCAAAAGTAAAGTAGCAACGAATCTCAAAGCATCAGTTGAAAAGGCAGTTGCTTCTCTCAAAAGTAAAGGGTGTCATGTGATTTTTGCCAAGGATGCTACGGAAGCTCAGGAGCAAGTTTTAAAGATTCTAGCGGGTAATAAGAGCGTAGCGATGAGTAAAAACTCTGTTTTCACCGAAATTGCTCTTAGGGAGTCTTTGAAATCAAATAGGGTTGAAATGCTTGATACGGATCTAGGGGAAAGAATTGCAGGGACAAAGGTTGACGTGCACCCTTGGATTGCCAGTATTAATACGCCAATCTCCAACAAGGAACAGGTAGCTCAGATTAAGGAAGAGATCAAGGAACGAGTAGCCCATATGGAGTATGGAATAACCGGCGCTGAGGCTATTGTTGAACAAAATGGAACCATTACCCTGTTAGAAAGTGAGGGAAATGTCCGGTTCACATCGAATCTTCCGTATAACCATATCGTGGTGGCAGGAATCGATAAAATCGTTCCCTCACTAGAAGATGCTTTGGCCGTTTGTCGAGCGATCAGTGTCTATGGCATGGGAAGAGATCTCCTGAATTATATTTCCTTTATCAATGGACCTAGCAGAACGGCTGATATCGAGTTCAGGATGGTCCAAGGTATGCATGGCCCCAAAGAAGTGTATGTTATTTTGCTCGATAATGGACGTTTGACAGCGGCCGAAAATCAGCAGTGGGATTCGTTAAAATGCCTGCACTGCGGAGGCTGTTTGGTTGATTGTCCAAACTATCTCAAAGAAGGATTGGAGCGGGGCTATTATTATACCGGGAAAAGGGCAAAAGTCTTAGCGACTTTCTTAGAGGGATCCAAACAAGCCAATGAGGATTGTGGAGATTGCACATTATGTAATAAGAACTGTCCTACGGGTATACAAGTTTAG
- a CDS encoding LUD domain-containing protein, with the protein MGSHTYKLVKSKVTEGLRDMESRKGRFRAFDAIRPAMLNMVPNYPDLSNRLRKIKEYSLDHLDEVIAKAQRSLEGKGCKIYLAETTEEAQSYIASLIPKEGLVVKSKSNAGKEINISHYLEDRGVTVVETDLGDRINQLAKCEASHSLAPAIHIPIETITELFSEEAGTTLECTPEALVVSARKGLRDFLVKADVGISGANAIAADTGSIFVTENEGNIRAVSMMPKVHIVIAGVEKIVPTLEDAMQVVRAAAVYGVGQDIGTYVSVISGVSESLDPDLEEYSHGQGPKEMHIVLLKHGRKEAIDAGFQESLYCINCGSCLNFCPVYAEVGGKYGYKYLGGRGLVFAAFHGDLEKSEENGLSLCIGCQKCQTACPVQMATPGMLWKLRQDAVAKEGVGWKKDLIFSMLTKPQTLPTVSKLATTFGKLALKESDKGMTSRLTFNSFGLPQERVIPRFSGKSFTKIAKPKTIAKPIKKVGFYPGCVVNYTETDLGEALLHVLGENNVEVKLAKEDVCCGIPSIVSGDLAHAKAMALKNIESYSSFDIDALVFVCPSCAVAFKEEYPKLFAGESPELREKVEKLALKVKDINEFLVQDIELKLPKQIVTETVTYHDPCHLARSMGVKKEPREIMRKIPGMNYVEMTDADACCGFGGSFSLSFYELSQRINEGKLKNVADTEATTLATSCPGCMVHFRDGIAQHQMKQKVSHVVQILSRAYGRR; encoded by the coding sequence ATGGGAAGTCACACCTATAAACTCGTAAAAAGTAAGGTCACTGAAGGGCTTCGTGATATGGAATCGCGGAAAGGGAGATTTCGCGCTTTTGATGCGATTCGCCCCGCGATGCTAAACATGGTTCCCAATTACCCCGATCTTTCCAATCGTTTGCGCAAAATCAAAGAATATAGCTTGGATCATCTTGATGAAGTAATTGCCAAAGCTCAACGATCGTTAGAAGGAAAGGGCTGTAAAATCTATCTTGCTGAAACGACTGAGGAAGCTCAGAGCTATATTGCGAGCCTCATACCGAAGGAGGGCTTGGTCGTTAAGTCCAAGTCAAATGCGGGTAAAGAAATCAATATTTCACATTACCTCGAGGATCGTGGTGTCACGGTCGTAGAAACTGATCTCGGAGATCGAATTAATCAGCTTGCAAAATGTGAAGCAAGTCACTCACTGGCTCCAGCTATCCATATTCCTATCGAAACAATCACCGAGCTTTTTTCTGAAGAGGCTGGAACAACGTTAGAGTGCACTCCCGAAGCCTTGGTCGTATCTGCCCGCAAGGGACTTCGTGATTTTTTGGTTAAAGCAGATGTAGGGATCTCGGGAGCAAATGCGATTGCAGCGGATACAGGAAGTATCTTCGTAACTGAGAACGAAGGGAACATTCGTGCGGTTTCGATGATGCCTAAAGTTCATATCGTCATTGCAGGTGTAGAGAAAATCGTTCCGACCCTTGAAGATGCCATGCAAGTTGTGAGAGCGGCGGCAGTCTACGGAGTGGGTCAGGATATCGGGACCTATGTCTCGGTGATTTCAGGCGTAAGCGAATCCCTTGATCCTGATCTTGAGGAATACTCACACGGTCAAGGCCCTAAAGAAATGCACATCGTTTTATTAAAACATGGCCGTAAGGAAGCGATCGATGCAGGATTTCAAGAATCCCTTTACTGTATCAACTGCGGAAGCTGCTTGAACTTCTGTCCAGTCTATGCGGAGGTCGGTGGTAAATACGGCTATAAGTATCTTGGGGGACGTGGCTTAGTCTTTGCTGCCTTTCATGGCGACCTAGAAAAGTCTGAAGAAAATGGCCTATCTCTCTGTATCGGATGTCAGAAGTGTCAAACTGCCTGCCCAGTACAGATGGCGACACCCGGTATGTTATGGAAGCTTCGGCAAGATGCCGTGGCAAAAGAAGGGGTCGGTTGGAAGAAGGATTTGATTTTTTCCATGCTTACCAAACCCCAGACACTACCAACAGTCAGTAAGCTCGCAACAACCTTTGGGAAACTGGCCTTAAAGGAATCGGATAAAGGGATGACTTCCCGTTTGACGTTTAATTCCTTCGGGTTGCCGCAAGAACGTGTAATACCCCGCTTCTCTGGTAAGTCCTTTACGAAAATCGCCAAACCTAAGACAATTGCTAAGCCGATTAAAAAAGTTGGTTTTTATCCTGGGTGCGTCGTGAATTACACTGAGACAGATCTTGGAGAAGCACTTCTTCATGTCTTAGGAGAAAATAACGTTGAGGTTAAACTCGCCAAAGAGGATGTTTGCTGTGGGATCCCTAGTATTGTCAGCGGAGACCTAGCTCATGCCAAAGCCATGGCTCTAAAGAACATCGAGAGTTATAGTTCGTTTGACATCGATGCTTTGGTTTTTGTATGCCCAAGTTGTGCCGTGGCGTTCAAAGAAGAGTATCCTAAGCTGTTTGCAGGGGAGTCTCCTGAGCTTCGAGAAAAGGTTGAAAAACTTGCATTGAAGGTTAAAGATATTAATGAATTTCTTGTTCAAGATATTGAACTAAAGCTTCCGAAGCAAATAGTCACTGAAACGGTAACTTATCATGATCCTTGTCATCTCGCTCGAAGTATGGGCGTGAAAAAGGAGCCGCGGGAAATTATGAGAAAGATCCCAGGAATGAATTATGTGGAAATGACGGATGCTGATGCGTGTTGTGGATTTGGTGGATCGTTTAGCTTGAGCTTCTATGAACTCTCACAACGGATTAACGAAGGAAAATTGAAGAACGTTGCCGATACCGAGGCCACCACTCTAGCAACGAGTTGTCCTGGATGCATGGTGCATTTCCGTGATGGGATTGCTCAGCACCAAATGAAACAAAAAGTTTCTCACGTGGTTCAGATTCTAAGCCGAGCCTATGGGAGGAGATGA
- a CDS encoding ABC transporter ATP-binding protein — translation MLNISGLSTSYGSIKAIKGIDLSVPEGSIVSLIGANGAGKTTTMKSLVGLLKPLSGQIKLLGHEIQGLAPHKIVNLGMSLVPEGRNILAGMTVLENLEMGAYQRNDKEVQADLEKVFKRFPILEERKQQLGGTLSGGQQQMLAIGRALMARPKLLLLDEPSMGLAPLVVADIFRVIQEINKEGTTILLVEQNVRQALKIAHYAYVLETGKIVLYGKAEEVAKNPRVMEAYLGGAKANT, via the coding sequence ATGCTGAACATCAGCGGTTTGTCAACGAGTTATGGTAGTATTAAAGCAATCAAAGGGATTGACCTCAGCGTGCCCGAAGGCTCGATTGTTTCCCTCATCGGGGCGAACGGAGCCGGTAAAACAACCACGATGAAATCTCTTGTTGGGCTTCTCAAACCTCTGTCTGGGCAAATTAAGCTCCTAGGCCATGAGATTCAGGGTTTGGCCCCTCACAAAATTGTAAACTTAGGGATGTCTCTGGTCCCAGAGGGTCGGAATATTTTAGCGGGAATGACGGTCCTTGAGAATTTGGAAATGGGAGCCTATCAGAGAAATGACAAAGAAGTTCAGGCGGATTTAGAGAAGGTTTTTAAACGTTTTCCGATCTTAGAGGAACGTAAGCAACAATTGGGAGGAACACTTTCTGGAGGACAGCAACAAATGCTGGCAATCGGCCGTGCACTGATGGCTAGACCTAAGCTTCTCTTGCTTGATGAACCTTCCATGGGCTTAGCCCCTCTGGTTGTTGCAGATATCTTCAGGGTTATTCAAGAGATCAACAAGGAAGGTACGACAATTCTCCTTGTTGAGCAAAATGTACGTCAGGCCTTAAAGATAGCGCACTATGCCTATGTTCTCGAAACAGGGAAGATCGTCCTATATGGTAAGGCCGAAGAGGTTGCCAAAAATCCTCGTGTCATGGAAGCTTATCTAGGCGGAGCGAAGGCAAATACCTAA
- a CDS encoding ABC transporter ATP-binding protein: MTLVLDQVGKSFGGLAALSNVSFKVNDGEIIGIIGPNGAGKTTLFNLITGIFPPTEGSITYQGKSLLGIRPYKVTALGLARTFQNIRLFGHMSPLDNVMVGAHCRTKAGVWKGLWRTPAQRKEENRTRERAQALLKLVGIENDTDSPAGSLPYGQQRRLEIARALATEPELILLDEPAAGMNENETEDLRLLIKKIQTMGKTVILIEHDMNLVMNVCDRLVVINFGQKIAEGTPAEIQQNPLVIEAYLGREEA, from the coding sequence ATGACGTTAGTCCTTGATCAAGTGGGAAAAAGCTTTGGCGGTTTGGCTGCTTTAAGTAACGTGAGTTTTAAAGTGAATGACGGGGAAATTATAGGGATTATCGGCCCAAATGGTGCTGGAAAGACGACACTCTTTAACCTAATCACCGGAATTTTCCCTCCTACTGAGGGAAGCATTACCTACCAAGGTAAGAGTTTGTTAGGAATACGCCCATATAAGGTTACGGCGTTAGGCTTAGCTAGGACCTTCCAAAATATCCGTCTGTTTGGCCATATGAGTCCGTTGGACAATGTTATGGTTGGGGCACATTGTCGAACGAAAGCCGGAGTGTGGAAAGGGTTATGGCGCACTCCCGCTCAGCGCAAGGAAGAGAATAGGACCAGAGAACGAGCTCAGGCTCTCCTTAAATTAGTCGGCATTGAAAATGACACGGATTCTCCAGCAGGGTCGCTTCCCTATGGGCAGCAACGACGATTAGAAATTGCCAGGGCGCTTGCAACAGAACCTGAGTTGATTCTTCTCGATGAACCCGCGGCAGGGATGAATGAGAATGAAACCGAAGACTTGCGTCTTTTGATTAAGAAGATACAAACAATGGGGAAAACCGTGATATTAATTGAACATGATATGAACCTTGTCATGAACGTCTGTGACCGACTCGTGGTCATTAATTTCGGACAAAAGATTGCTGAAGGTACTCCGGCCGAGATTCAGCAAAACCCATTGGTCATTGAAGCGTATTTGGGTCGGGAGGAGGCGTAG
- a CDS encoding branched-chain amino acid ABC transporter permease, translating into MDVLLNQYYLQIAIFVLLNAILGVSIYMTLSTGQLSLGNAGFMSIGAYTCAILTVKAGLPLYLAIPIGGIAASFMSIIIGFPALRLTGIYLAIATLGFGEVVRVIILNLKITNGALGISGIPTLGAKIGKVFSSLGFSQGIGGLTAQQTSNLMVLVVLILSLAFLVFFCTRLNRSRVGRAFAAIKADEAAAEAMGINTTYYKLLAFALGALIAGIAGGLSAHLTFFIGPKDFAYNRTVEILTFAVLGGSDLIIGPIVGALLLTLLPELLRSASEYRLMIYGALMVAMMAFRPQGLISEETVRFWKGKLGRRVKK; encoded by the coding sequence ATGGACGTTTTATTGAACCAATATTATCTTCAAATTGCTATATTTGTCTTGCTGAATGCTATCCTTGGGGTGAGCATTTACATGACGCTATCGACCGGGCAGTTATCACTGGGGAATGCTGGATTTATGAGCATTGGAGCCTACACCTGTGCGATCCTGACTGTAAAAGCAGGTTTACCCCTCTATTTGGCCATCCCAATCGGTGGTATTGCCGCAAGTTTCATGTCAATTATTATTGGATTTCCTGCATTGCGGCTCACCGGGATTTACCTAGCGATTGCCACGCTTGGATTCGGAGAAGTTGTTCGAGTCATTATTTTGAACTTGAAAATTACGAACGGTGCGCTGGGGATATCTGGTATACCAACCCTTGGGGCAAAGATTGGCAAAGTATTTTCGTCCTTAGGTTTTTCACAGGGAATTGGAGGATTAACCGCTCAGCAGACGAGTAACTTGATGGTTTTAGTTGTTCTAATACTCAGCCTCGCTTTTCTGGTATTTTTCTGTACCAGACTAAACCGGTCAAGAGTCGGTCGGGCGTTTGCTGCGATTAAAGCGGATGAGGCGGCGGCTGAGGCCATGGGGATTAATACAACGTATTATAAACTGCTTGCCTTTGCCTTAGGGGCTTTAATCGCTGGGATTGCCGGCGGTCTATCTGCCCATTTAACCTTTTTTATCGGGCCGAAGGATTTTGCCTATAACCGTACTGTTGAAATCCTTACGTTTGCAGTCTTGGGTGGAAGTGACTTAATTATAGGACCTATCGTCGGAGCATTACTCCTAACCTTGCTTCCTGAACTGTTGCGTTCGGCTTCAGAATACCGTCTTATGATTTACGGGGCGCTAATGGTGGCTATGATGGCCTTTCGGCCTCAAGGACTCATTAGTGAGGAGACGGTTCGTTTCTGGAAAGGTAAGCTCGGAAGGAGGGTTAAAAAATGA
- a CDS encoding branched-chain amino acid ABC transporter permease: MFWQQLVNGLTLGSTYSLVALGYTLIMGVLNIINMAHGEIFMFGAFVGLFLVTYLKVNIFVAMAGAMVACALLGILMEMIALRPLRRRAVSDLAPLISTIGVSIFLENLALKIFGPQSQAFPSGALSGVQMQLGPVQITLVQIVILVISFGLMFVLRFWLSKTRVGKAIRTTAESIETANLLGINTNKIILLTVALASALGGIAGVLVGLSINAVEPTMGLSMGLKGLAVLILGGMGNITGAMLGGLILGIAEVFTVAYGASSYRDAVAFGMIILILFIRPQGLFGSSTRQGGRF; this comes from the coding sequence TTGTTCTGGCAACAATTGGTCAATGGCTTGACATTGGGAAGCACGTATTCATTAGTCGCTTTGGGATATACCCTCATTATGGGGGTCCTAAACATCATCAATATGGCTCACGGAGAGATATTTATGTTCGGAGCTTTCGTCGGATTGTTTCTGGTGACTTATCTGAAGGTAAATATCTTTGTGGCCATGGCTGGTGCCATGGTGGCCTGTGCGTTGCTAGGTATTCTTATGGAAATGATAGCCCTGCGTCCCTTGAGACGCCGGGCCGTTTCCGATCTGGCTCCTTTAATTAGCACAATCGGGGTGTCAATCTTTCTTGAAAATCTGGCTTTAAAGATCTTTGGTCCTCAGTCACAGGCTTTTCCTTCTGGAGCATTATCAGGAGTCCAAATGCAACTTGGGCCGGTTCAAATTACTCTCGTCCAAATTGTAATTCTTGTAATATCCTTCGGCTTGATGTTTGTTCTTCGTTTTTGGCTGTCTAAAACCCGTGTTGGCAAAGCCATCCGGACAACTGCTGAGAGCATCGAAACAGCCAACCTCCTCGGTATTAACACGAACAAAATTATCTTACTCACCGTCGCACTTGCTTCAGCATTAGGAGGAATTGCAGGAGTTCTGGTTGGACTCTCTATTAATGCAGTGGAGCCGACGATGGGCTTGAGCATGGGCTTGAAAGGGCTCGCAGTTTTGATCCTTGGTGGAATGGGAAATATCACCGGAGCGATGCTGGGAGGCCTGATTTTAGGAATCGCCGAAGTATTTACGGTAGCTTACGGCGCATCCTCCTATAGAGATGCTGTAGCCTTCGGCATGATTATCCTAATTTTGTTTATTCGTCCTCAAGGACTTTTTGGGTCTTCGACCCGGCAAGGAGGGCGTTTCTAA
- a CDS encoding ABC transporter substrate-binding protein has translation MKKSLTKILTGMMIGTLLLTTAGCGGAAPATNSGSQGGGAAKIGVVAYMTGGGAAYGQSQKEGLDLAKDEINAQGKVKIDLVFEDSRGNNTEAINAVNKLINKDNVVGLIGPTLSGEMFAAGPIANQSGVPIMGTSTTAEGITDLGEYVFRNALPESSAVPQAVKKAVEKYNLKKVAVMYSSNNDWAVSGYKTMEKALKDNGVEIVTTETFADKDTDFSAQLTKISSLKPDAVMVSSLYQEAALVLKKAREIGITVPFVGTNGFNSPELIKIAGKAAEGAIVASPWYPGKENEKIKKFVADYKAKYNKVPDQFAAQSYDALYIYANALEKAGSSTDRKKLRDSLATIKDFQGVTGKFAFDDKRNPLMNATVLIVKDGQFTELK, from the coding sequence ATGAAAAAAAGTCTTACAAAAATTTTAACTGGAATGATGATTGGAACACTGCTGCTGACTACAGCCGGATGTGGGGGAGCTGCTCCCGCTACTAATTCTGGTTCACAAGGTGGAGGAGCTGCTAAGATTGGTGTCGTCGCCTATATGACTGGGGGCGGAGCCGCGTATGGTCAGTCACAAAAGGAGGGTCTGGATCTCGCTAAGGATGAGATCAATGCCCAAGGCAAGGTCAAAATTGACCTTGTTTTCGAGGATTCCCGTGGGAACAATACTGAAGCGATTAATGCGGTTAATAAATTAATCAATAAAGATAATGTCGTAGGACTTATTGGACCGACCCTAAGTGGAGAAATGTTTGCGGCCGGCCCGATTGCTAACCAGTCAGGAGTTCCAATTATGGGAACTTCAACGACAGCTGAAGGGATAACGGATCTCGGGGAGTATGTCTTCCGGAATGCTTTGCCAGAGTCTTCAGCAGTTCCTCAAGCCGTTAAGAAGGCAGTTGAGAAATATAACTTAAAAAAGGTAGCGGTCATGTATTCTAGTAATAACGACTGGGCCGTGTCCGGCTATAAGACGATGGAGAAAGCCCTCAAGGATAATGGAGTGGAAATCGTCACTACCGAGACTTTTGCTGATAAAGATACAGACTTTTCCGCTCAGTTGACTAAAATTTCCTCGTTAAAGCCAGATGCTGTGATGGTATCAAGCCTCTATCAGGAAGCGGCCCTCGTTTTAAAGAAAGCCAGAGAAATTGGAATTACTGTTCCCTTTGTCGGAACGAATGGCTTTAACTCTCCAGAGCTAATTAAAATAGCCGGAAAAGCAGCCGAAGGGGCGATTGTGGCTAGCCCTTGGTACCCAGGTAAGGAAAATGAAAAAATTAAAAAGTTTGTTGCAGACTATAAAGCTAAATATAATAAAGTACCCGACCAGTTTGCAGCTCAATCTTATGATGCGCTTTACATTTATGCCAATGCTTTGGAAAAAGCCGGATCAAGCACAGATCGCAAAAAGCTACGCGACAGCCTAGCGACCATTAAGGATTTTCAAGGTGTAACTGGAAAATTCGCTTTTGACGATAAGCGGAACCCTTTGATGAACGCTACTGTTTTGATCGTCAAGGACGGTCAGTTTACGGAGTTAAAATAA
- a CDS encoding hydrogenase small subunit — MLSRRDFLKLVVKGAVLGNFYQLIAPSLAQAVAAGEVKKLPVVMIETGTCTGDSISLDNIWTPTFSDILSNIADWRYDWSMNQAQGNAAYRILQETYEKMPNEYILIVQGSMIQRDEGHYNHVAYDKGKLITGLELVRRTGLKAKYVVAIGSCATYGGPVSGYPNPSKATGVQNILPERKVINISGCPAHPDWIMGTLLHLALYGEPELEKFGRPKLFYGETVHNQCPRRRDYDQGIFATDIGQKECLFRVGCKGPVTYADCPIRRWNDRFNWPIGCNTPCIGCTEPGFPDLMSPFTVHSPDIPFPGGTKASTNSIGLGVLGLTSVAIVGHIATSLYKGRIQKNLLKSSVKGKHRFAVKKVKTFHQYRVKKE, encoded by the coding sequence ATGCTAAGTCGACGGGACTTTTTGAAGTTAGTAGTTAAAGGAGCCGTCCTCGGTAACTTTTATCAGCTCATCGCCCCTTCGCTGGCACAAGCAGTTGCGGCAGGTGAGGTTAAAAAACTTCCCGTGGTGATGATTGAAACAGGCACTTGTACCGGGGATAGTATCTCCCTTGATAATATTTGGACACCAACCTTTTCCGATATCCTCTCTAATATTGCCGATTGGCGCTACGATTGGAGCATGAATCAGGCTCAAGGAAATGCAGCCTACCGAATTCTTCAGGAAACGTATGAAAAAATGCCCAACGAATATATTCTTATCGTTCAGGGATCCATGATCCAACGTGACGAAGGCCATTATAACCATGTTGCTTATGATAAGGGTAAGCTGATTACAGGGTTGGAACTTGTTCGTCGCACAGGGTTAAAGGCCAAGTACGTCGTCGCCATTGGGAGCTGTGCCACTTATGGCGGCCCAGTTTCCGGTTACCCTAACCCAAGTAAGGCAACTGGGGTGCAAAACATTCTTCCCGAACGAAAGGTCATCAACATCTCCGGATGCCCCGCCCATCCTGATTGGATTATGGGGACTCTACTCCACTTAGCCTTATACGGTGAACCAGAACTTGAAAAATTCGGGAGACCTAAACTTTTTTATGGAGAAACTGTTCATAACCAGTGCCCTCGCAGGCGCGACTATGACCAAGGCATTTTTGCGACGGATATTGGACAGAAAGAATGCCTTTTTCGTGTCGGTTGCAAAGGTCCGGTCACCTATGCTGACTGCCCAATACGCCGTTGGAATGACCGATTCAATTGGCCAATCGGGTGTAACACGCCGTGCATCGGATGTACTGAACCTGGTTTTCCGGATTTGATGTCACCGTTTACCGTTCACTCACCTGACATCCCCTTCCCTGGAGGAACAAAAGCATCGACTAACTCAATTGGACTTGGGGTATTAGGATTGACCTCTGTAGCCATTGTAGGGCATATTGCCACGTCTCTCTATAAGGGAAGAATCCAAAAAAATTTACTGAAATCCTCTGTCAAGGGCAAGCATCGATTTGCCGTCAAAAAGGTAAAGACCTTCCATCAGTATAGGGTGAAGAAGGAGTGA